The window ACCGACAACGCAATCTACCAGAACACTATCGACGGCTACGTCCACAAGTTCAACCGCGACGAGTAGATTCGGCACAACACGTTTTCGTGAAGCGGTGGCAAGTGGCTGCAGTCCGAGACGTTAGAGATACTGTGACACGCCCCGATAGTCGAAGACGGAACCCGTTACACCGGGAATACGAACTAGTTACATTCGTTCGGTCGACCCTGATAGCGTCTTTTCTCGATTTTTCGGTACGGCGTGTTGGTTCCGTCCACGTAACCAAAATCAGTTACGGCTACGTGGCAACGGCTAACACGATAGCGGCCTAATATAACTGTTGGAATTTACCATGACTGACTTAGGCGGTTTTCACGACCACGTCGCTCGCGTCGACCTCTCGGACGGTTCGGTGAACTACGAGAGCGTCGATGACGACGACGCAAAAAAATACATCGGGGCGCGCGGACTCGGTGTCAAGTACGTGTTCGACCAGGGGGCGGACGTTGACCCGCTCGGACCGGACAACCTCTTGGCGTTCATGAATGGGCCCCTGACGGGTACACAGACGGTGATGAGTGGCCGAATCGCGGTCTGTACGAAGTCGCCACTGACGAACACTGTGACGGACTCCCACCATGGTGGGTGGTCGGGCGCACGACTCAAATGGGCCGGATTCGACGGTCTGTTGTTCGAAGGCGAATCCGACGACCCGGTATACGTGGTCGTCGAAGACGGTGAAATCGAACTCCGCGACGCGTCGCATCTCTGGGGCAAAGGTGTCCACGAAACCCGCGACACCTTGGAAGAGGAAGTCGATGGTGCGTACGGCAAGAACCTCTCCATGATGGCTATCGGGCCAGCAGGCGAAAACGAGGTTCGATACGCCTGCATCATCAACGAGGACGACCGAGCATCCGGTCGCGGCGGCACCGGTGCCGTAATGGGGTCGAAAGGCCTCAAGGCAATCGTCATCAAATCCACGACGAAGATGCAAAAGCCCGCGGACCAGGAGACGTTCCAGAAAGGCCACAAACAGGCGATGCAGGCCATTCAGGAGTCCGACGTAACGGCCCCGAACGAAGGTGGTCTCTCGCTGTACGGAACGAACGTCCTGATGAACGTCACGGAGGAGATGGACGGTCTTCCGACTCGGAACGCCAAATACACCAGTACCAGCAAAGAGGCGGAGGCTGGAACCCCGGAACGGGACATCGATGCCGAAAACGTCTCCGGCGAGAACGTCCGCGAAAACATCCTCGTTGACGAACCGACCTGTCACTCCTGTCCGGTCGCCTGTAAGAAGGAAGTCGAGGTGCAGGTTAACCACAAGGGTGAGGACATGAACGTGCGAATGGAGTCCTACGAATACGAGTCCGCGTGGGCACTCGGACCGAACTCGATGACCGACGACCGCGATAAGGTCGCGTTGATGATCGACCGGTGTAACGACGTGGCACTCGACACCATCGAGATGGGTAACACCATGGCGATGGCGATGGAAGCCACCGAGGAAGGTCGGTTGGACGACGGTCTCGAATGGGGCGACGTGGAAACGATGGTCGATATGATAGACCGCGTAGCCCACCGCGAGGACGAACTGGCAGACTTGCTCGCGGAAGGTGCAGCCCGCGCCGCAACCGAACTCGGCGACGAGGAGATGGCGCTGGACGTGAAAGGCCAGACGATGGCCGCCTACGACCCACGCGCCATGAAAGGCATGGCGATCGGCTACGCGACCAGCAACCGTGGTGCCTGCCATCTGCGCGGGTACACACCCGCCGCAGAACTGCTCGGAATTCCGGAGAAGGTCGATCCCGCCGCGTGGGAAGGAAAGGGCGAGCTGTGCGCAACCTTCCAAGATATGCACGCCGTCAGCGACTCGTTCGACATCTGCAAGTTCAACGCCTTCGCGGAAGGTGTCGAGGAGTACGTCCTTCAGTACAACGGGATGACCGGCCTTGACGTGTCCGAAGACGAGCTGATGGAGTCCGGCGAGCGTATCTACAACCTTGAACGGTACTACAACAACCTCGTCGGATTCGACGGCGACGACGACGACCTGCCGGTGCGGTTCGTCGAGGGGCACCCCGATGCCATCCCCGGAGAGGGCGGATCGGAGGGCCAACTCGCCGAACTCGACGAGATGAAAGAGGAGTACTACAACGTTCGCGGCTGGGAAGACGGCGTCGTGCCGGACGAAAAGTTGGACGAACTCGGCATCGACGTCGGTCCCGGAACCGGCGTCAGTCGCGGCGGTGCGGCAGCCTCCGGCGACGACTAGGTCGAACAGTCGAAAGTTCGTTTTTCATACCAACCCGATAGTAACTTTCGCCATCGAGCGAATCAGACCCATTGGAACCGCGCGGTTCTCGTCACCCGCGCGCGGACCGGACGGGGGGGGACAATATCCGATCGTTTCGCCCTGAGATTAGCCAATACGTATCCGTAAAATGTCATTCGGATGCTCCACGATAATTCACAGCAGAACACCATTCACTCGGTGCATGGCAACACCTGCCGCATCGAAAGTTTCTAAGTGTGGTCATCGAACGTGAGGGTGGAATGACTGACCGGACTGGCGACGAAGAAAAATTCGAAACGATGGCGGTAACACACGCCGAACAGCCGACTCACGACGACCGAGCGGGCGACGTAACGATGCCGATCCATCTCGCTTCGACCTACGAGGTCGGTGGCATCGACCCCGACATCGCACTCGAAGATTTGGACCCCGACGAAAACCAGTATCTCTACTCGCGTCTCTCGAACCCAACTCGGCACGCACTCGAAAAGCGACTGGCGGCCCTCGAAGGTGGTGACCATGGCATGGCGTTTGCATCCGGTACCTCCGCAATCGTCGCCACCATCACGGCATGCGTCTCGCCGGGCGATCACGTCGTCGCGTTCGACGACCTTTACGGCGGAACGAAGACGATGCTCAAGGAACTGTTCCGCGAGCGACTGAACGTGGCAGTCGATTTCGTAGACGCTCGGGACACCGATACCGTTTCGGATGCCGTGCGCGACAGGACCACCCTTATCTGGATGGAAACGCCGACGAACCCGCTCCTCCGACTCTGTGACATCGAAGCCATCGCCTCCATCGCCGAATCTGTCGGCGCGACCCTCGGCGTGGATAACACCTTCCTCTCGCCGTATTTTCAGCAACCGCTCGAACTGGGTGCGGACGTGGTCGTCCACAGCACGACGAAGTATCTAAACGGCCACAGCGACTCCATCGGCGGTGCCGTAGTCACCAGCGACGACGACCTGGCGGCGGAAATTGGCTTCCTCCAGCAGGTCGGTATGGGGAACATGCTCGCCCCCTTCGACGCCTTCCTGACCCTTCGCGGCCTGAAAACGCTCCCGCTTCGAATGCGCCAACACGAAACGAACGCCGCCGAAATCGCAGCCTATCTGGACGAGCACGAGGGCGTTTCCGAAGTTTACTACCCCGGACTCGAATCCCACCCACAGTACGATCTCGCGAAGCGCCAGATGGACGGCGGCGGCGGCGTCGTCTCCTTCGAACTCGACGGCGAACTCGAAGCGGTTGAACGATTCGTCGCCGAACTCGACCGTTTCGCGCTGGCCGTCAGTCTCGGCGGCGTCGAATCGCTCATCGAACATCCAGCGAGCATGACGCACTCGCCACTGACCCCCGAGGAACGCGAAGAAATCGGAATCAGTGATTCCCTCCTGCGGATTTCCGTCGGCGTCGAACATCCGCGGGACTTGCTCGCCGACCTGGAATCCGCGTTCGAAGTCGTCGAATAGGATGTATTCGAGATGGGTCCATGTGGCGGTGCGTTCACGAGAATCACCCTCTCGCGATGTCCCGACTACTGCGTTCGATTCCGTACTGCGAGGTATCTCCGTCTCCGATCGAAACCACCTTCGCACCGCTGCCGTTCTCACCCCCCCGCCAATCGATTTCGCCTTTCAAACACCAGGCCACCGAAACAGAATCGAACCGTTTGACCGCCATCACTTCTCGTTCGAAATCAGCACCACATCCCGAATTTCGAGCGCGCTGACGAACTCCGACCGACGACCCTCACGCCGTCCGGTTCGGTGGAGTTGTTGTTCGTGCGCTCGCCGAACCGCGTCCCATTCGCGTCGGTCGAATCCGAGTCGATTTCCGACCGTCTTCCAGTGCCCCTCTTCTACCAGAAAGACGCTCATCTCGGCTGTTTCGTACACACATTCGTACTGCTGTCGGTACTCCTCCATCCGTCCGCCGAGATCGGTCTGCGTCTCGGCGAGGAGTTCGGAAAGGCGTTCGAGTGGGACGCTGGCTTTCGCTCCCGCCAGCAAGACGATTTGGCCTTCGATCGGATGCTTCGGTTCGTCGTCAGTCATTCAGGCTTCCTCCGTGAGCGAACGTCGTGAGCGGGCCCAGTGAAAATCACCCGCCAGCGCGCATTGCTTTCTGCGAGAACTCTTCGACGAGCGGATCCAGTTTCTCCTCGTCACCCTCGAAGACGACTGTAACCTCCGTCAATTCGACGGTCGGCCCGATACTCACCTTCTCGGACGAGAGCGAAACGTGCCAGTCATCCCCCTCGACACTGCCGTCGTCTTGCACCTCGCCGCCGAGGTTTTCGAGATAGTGGCGGGCGAGGCGTTTGCTGATTCCCCGGAAGGATTTTTCGCGTCGCATCTATCCACCTGCGACCGGCGGGAAGATACTCAACTTGTCGCCGTCCGAAAGCGAGGTTTCCCGACCGTCGAGGTGAACGACGTCCTTCCCGTTTTTCATGATCGAGATCTGCGGTCGGAGGTCGCCGCCCTCGAACACGTCGATGCCGTACTCCTCGGTGAGCGATTCGAGAACGTTACCGACGGTCGAATCATCGGGAAACTCCCGTTCGAGCTCCTTCTGTCCGACATCTTCGCGGAAATTCGCAAAGAACCGGAGCGTGAGTTCCATGCCGGAATATGGCACGCCCGGATTATAAACGCTCAGACTGCGGAACGGTTGTCGCGTTGTACGAGTGTTCGACGACGGTTGCTTCCCCGAGCGAGGCTCACTGGCGTTTTCTTTCCGCTGAGAGGGACCCAACGGCGTTTATCTCCCACCGAGGGCACCACCGACGATGCCAGCGAACAGTAAAAAAACGACCGTCCCCGCGAGTAACGGCGACCCGCCGGTCGGACCGAAGCCCAACTCCGTTTCTGCAACGAGTATCCGACCGAATTCGGCCAGTGCTCGATCGACACCAACGAGGGCGATGGCCGAAACCCCGAGAAGGACGAGCGACGACCCCGCGGTGAATACGCCGTGCAATCCGCCGCGTTCCCAGTTACCGCCCGCATAGCGACCGGCGACGTAGCTCCCGAACGGAAAGATACCCGTACTGGCAAGCGCCGTTGCACGGACGAGGGCTGCCGACGTTCCAAAGAGAAGGAGCAACGCCGGGACGAGATGCGCTCCGAGGACGACAACCATCCCGACCGCAACCGCACCGCCGTCCAGACGAGACGTGGGCGATCGACGACTCTTCGCCCGTCGAACGCGAGACAGCGGTCGGTCGTCGCTCATTTCCCGAATCGGATGCCGTCGTTGACGAGACGGGCGTTGCGCTCGCGGTCGATATGTTCCGACAGGTCGTCGTGGTCGTACAACTGCTGGATGAGCGCGGTCTGCAGGTCGCGCCACGCCATCGCGTAGATAGGCGACTGTCCCCACGCACGTAGTTCGGCGACGAAGTCGTCGTACTGCTCCCAACGCGTTTCGAATCGTTCGACCACGTCCACGACCGCGGCGGCGACCTCTTCGTCCGAATCGACCTCGGAGAAACGGTTGAGTCGTGCTTCCCATCCTGCGACGGCCTCGCGCATGTCACGGGCCGCGTTGTCTCCGTCTTCTGGCAGCGATTCGATGATAGCGTTCGGAACGACGAGCGAGATTTCGTCCATGCAGGTGATTGTTCGGTATCCGTCAAAAACGCTTGGCTCGGGCGTGGGGATCGATTTACTTCGCGTTCGCCAGTCGCTCGAACTGTTCGTCCGTGAGCGAGATCTCGGTCGCGTCGATGTTTTCTTCCAACTGCTCGACCGTTCGTGCGCCGACGATAGGTGCCGTGACGGCGTCGTGTTTCAGCAGCCACGCGAGGCTGACCTTCGCGGGAGTCGTGTCGATATCCTCGGCAACCGCTTCGACTTCCTCCAACACGTCGAAATTCTCGTCGGTGAGGTAGGAGTTTCGGAACTGCTGGTCGGTCGCACCGCGGGTGCCTACCGGCGGTTCCTCGTCTCGGGAGTACTTGCCCGTCAGGAACCCTCCAGCAAGTGGGGACCACGGGATGAGGCCGATGCCGTAATCCTCGCACATCGGGAGGTAGTTCGACTCGATTTCCCGGTTGACGAGGTTGTATCGCGGCTGTGCGAGGCGGAACGGTTCGTACTCCATCTCGTTCGCTTTGACGACTTTCCAGGCGTTCGGTTCGAGTGTCGAGGTTCCGATATAGTTCACCTTGCCGTCCCGGACGAAACCGTCGAGAGTTCGCATAAATTCGTCCGCGGGTGTCTCGTCGTCCCAGCGGTGAATGTACAACAGGTCGATGTACTCCGTACCGAGACGGTCAAGGATGAGATTCATCTGCCGACGGAGGTGTTTTCTGGAGAGGCCACGTCCGTTCGGGTCGTCCTTCCGGGTTGGCCAGTATATTTTGGACGCGATGACGAAATCCTCGCGGTCACGGTCCGCGAGCCAGTTACCGATATAGCGCTCGCTTTCGCCGTCACCGTACATGTCGGCGGTGTCGATGAAGTTCCCGCCCGCGTCCGCGTAGGCGTCGAGGAGTTCGTGGGCCCGTTTTTCGCCGATTTCGACCGCACCGTCGTCGTTCTCGCGACCGAACCGCCACGTTCCGAACGCGATTTCACTCACTTTCGTGCCGGTATCACCGAGTGACACAGTTTCGAGTCCCATGTCTACTCCTTTTCGAGGAAACGGTTAAATCGACCGAAGGCGCTCACTCCTGTCGGTAGGAGTGTCCGGCAAAGAGGGCAACGATGTGGCACGCCAGCAGGGAGAGGAAGGCCGTGAGTTCTGCGCCAGCGAGACCATTTATCAGGAGGGGTACGTAGAGGAACGGCAGCGTGACTGCCGACCAGAAGGCGACGAACTGAATCGGTGTCGTGAGCGTGTGTTCACTGTACCTCGCGTGTAGTGCGGTGAGTTTCCGGCGTCCAACAGCGGTGCGACTGGCGACCGCATTGCCGTCGTTTTCGAAGGGGGGAGTTCCCGACATTGTAACACACCCGTGCCCACCTATGCCGTCCACAGGAGCGACCTTATAGCGTAGAGAGCGTTGGGTTGGATTCACACCGTTTACCCTCGATGAACAGAACTGTCTATTGTTCTTTCCGACGACGTGAATCAGTTAAACGATTTAAAATCGTTTTTGAGACAGTTTCGTCGAAGCCCGTTCCCCGAATTGCGCATAAATTCAGATGGCGAGTCGA of the Haladaptatus caseinilyticus genome contains:
- a CDS encoding aldehyde ferredoxin oxidoreductase family protein, encoding MTDLGGFHDHVARVDLSDGSVNYESVDDDDAKKYIGARGLGVKYVFDQGADVDPLGPDNLLAFMNGPLTGTQTVMSGRIAVCTKSPLTNTVTDSHHGGWSGARLKWAGFDGLLFEGESDDPVYVVVEDGEIELRDASHLWGKGVHETRDTLEEEVDGAYGKNLSMMAIGPAGENEVRYACIINEDDRASGRGGTGAVMGSKGLKAIVIKSTTKMQKPADQETFQKGHKQAMQAIQESDVTAPNEGGLSLYGTNVLMNVTEEMDGLPTRNAKYTSTSKEAEAGTPERDIDAENVSGENVRENILVDEPTCHSCPVACKKEVEVQVNHKGEDMNVRMESYEYESAWALGPNSMTDDRDKVALMIDRCNDVALDTIEMGNTMAMAMEATEEGRLDDGLEWGDVETMVDMIDRVAHREDELADLLAEGAARAATELGDEEMALDVKGQTMAAYDPRAMKGMAIGYATSNRGACHLRGYTPAAELLGIPEKVDPAAWEGKGELCATFQDMHAVSDSFDICKFNAFAEGVEEYVLQYNGMTGLDVSEDELMESGERIYNLERYYNNLVGFDGDDDDLPVRFVEGHPDAIPGEGGSEGQLAELDEMKEEYYNVRGWEDGVVPDEKLDELGIDVGPGTGVSRGGAAASGDD
- a CDS encoding trans-sulfuration enzyme family protein, with amino-acid sequence MAVTHAEQPTHDDRAGDVTMPIHLASTYEVGGIDPDIALEDLDPDENQYLYSRLSNPTRHALEKRLAALEGGDHGMAFASGTSAIVATITACVSPGDHVVAFDDLYGGTKTMLKELFRERLNVAVDFVDARDTDTVSDAVRDRTTLIWMETPTNPLLRLCDIEAIASIAESVGATLGVDNTFLSPYFQQPLELGADVVVHSTTKYLNGHSDSIGGAVVTSDDDLAAEIGFLQQVGMGNMLAPFDAFLTLRGLKTLPLRMRQHETNAAEIAAYLDEHEGVSEVYYPGLESHPQYDLAKRQMDGGGGVVSFELDGELEAVERFVAELDRFALAVSLGGVESLIEHPASMTHSPLTPEEREEIGISDSLLRISVGVEHPRDLLADLESAFEVVE
- a CDS encoding ubiquitin-like small modifier protein 1, producing MELTLRFFANFREDVGQKELEREFPDDSTVGNVLESLTEEYGIDVFEGGDLRPQISIMKNGKDVVHLDGRETSLSDGDKLSIFPPVAGG
- a CDS encoding aldo/keto reductase, with translation MGLETVSLGDTGTKVSEIAFGTWRFGRENDDGAVEIGEKRAHELLDAYADAGGNFIDTADMYGDGESERYIGNWLADRDREDFVIASKIYWPTRKDDPNGRGLSRKHLRRQMNLILDRLGTEYIDLLYIHRWDDETPADEFMRTLDGFVRDGKVNYIGTSTLEPNAWKVVKANEMEYEPFRLAQPRYNLVNREIESNYLPMCEDYGIGLIPWSPLAGGFLTGKYSRDEEPPVGTRGATDQQFRNSYLTDENFDVLEEVEAVAEDIDTTPAKVSLAWLLKHDAVTAPIVGARTVEQLEENIDATEISLTDEQFERLANAK